A genomic region of Chitinimonas arctica contains the following coding sequences:
- a CDS encoding sensor histidine kinase, with the protein MLSFLRPSFRQLLLLGFLLIAGLLGAASLRALLTLEKLLAQSRSSATHAVELSAATQLLAERSVTMERAARQFLILDDPSLHERFDEARRDTDTALRQLEAALPRSNAVRSWRAQQTMIADHLAATHISARKREAALAANFRALSAINAKLADQVRSRIEQSNTELRDGLEDGRLQLSGQLLVALLLAVGLALIFGLWLARPLKRLEAAIIALGENHLDTPIDIRGPADLRLLGQRLDWLRQRLAELDDDKTRFLRHISHELKTPLASLREGVALLEDGVAGTLTEQQREIAAILAQNVVALQSQIEDLLRFHAAAFEARQLHRQRVAFRPLLDRVIDLQRLQWQAKDLHMAIEGEPLFAQADPDKLAVVLGNLLSNAIRFSPVGGTIVFTLANPPGLARIDIRDQGPGIAPEDRNRVFEPFYQGQRQAPGARRGSGIGLSIVQEYVAAHGGRVSLLDDEPGSRFRIEIPHEN; encoded by the coding sequence ATGCTCAGCTTTCTCCGCCCCTCATTCCGCCAGCTTCTGTTGCTGGGCTTCCTGCTGATAGCCGGACTGCTGGGCGCGGCTTCCCTGCGCGCCTTGCTGACGCTGGAAAAACTGTTGGCGCAAAGCCGCAGCAGTGCCACCCATGCGGTGGAACTCAGCGCGGCCACGCAACTGCTGGCCGAGCGCAGCGTGACCATGGAGCGGGCCGCCAGGCAATTCCTCATCCTGGACGACCCCAGCCTGCACGAACGCTTCGACGAGGCGCGGCGCGACACCGATACCGCCCTGCGGCAACTGGAAGCCGCCCTGCCGCGCAGCAATGCGGTACGCAGCTGGCGCGCGCAGCAAACCATGATCGCCGACCATCTGGCCGCCACCCATATTTCCGCGCGCAAGCGCGAGGCTGCCCTGGCGGCCAATTTCCGCGCGCTGTCGGCCATCAACGCCAAGCTGGCGGACCAGGTACGCAGCCGGATCGAACAGAGCAATACCGAGCTGCGCGATGGATTGGAAGACGGTCGCCTGCAATTGAGCGGCCAGCTACTGGTGGCACTGCTGCTGGCGGTCGGGCTAGCCTTGATCTTCGGCCTGTGGCTGGCGCGCCCGCTCAAGCGCCTGGAAGCCGCCATCATTGCCCTGGGCGAAAACCATCTGGATACCCCCATCGATATCCGCGGTCCGGCCGACCTGCGCCTGCTGGGCCAACGACTGGACTGGCTGCGGCAGCGCCTTGCCGAGCTGGATGACGACAAGACCCGTTTTCTGCGCCATATCTCGCACGAACTGAAGACCCCCCTGGCTTCGCTGCGTGAGGGTGTCGCCCTGCTGGAAGACGGTGTCGCCGGCACATTGACCGAGCAGCAGCGGGAAATCGCTGCCATCCTGGCGCAGAATGTCGTCGCGCTGCAAAGCCAGATCGAGGATCTGCTGCGCTTTCATGCCGCCGCCTTCGAGGCACGCCAGCTGCACCGCCAGCGCGTCGCCTTCCGGCCCTTGCTGGACCGGGTAATCGATTTGCAGCGCCTGCAGTGGCAAGCCAAGGATCTGCACATGGCCATCGAGGGCGAGCCATTATTCGCCCAGGCCGATCCGGACAAACTGGCCGTTGTCCTGGGCAATTTATTGTCCAATGCCATCCGCTTCAGTCCCGTCGGCGGCACCATCGTTTTCACCCTTGCCAATCCGCCCGGCTTGGCGCGCATAGATATCCGCGACCAGGGACCGGGCATCGCGCCCGAGGACCGCAATCGGGTCTTCGAACCTTTCTATCAAGGCCAGCGCCAGGCTCCCGGTGCCCGCCGCGGCAGCGGTATCGGTCTTTCCATCGTGCAGGAATACGTGGCCGCCCACGGCGGCCGGGTAAGCCTGCTGGACGACGAACCCGGCAGTCGTTTTCGTATCGAAATTCCCCATGAAAATTAA
- a CDS encoding sigma 54-interacting transcriptional regulator yields the protein MSAHILLVDDDPDLLKLLAMRLTAAGYRVSSVSSAEAALTRLAIELPQLVLSDVRLPDHDGLWLFGEIHAHHPTLPVILLTAHGTIPDAVAATAKGVFGYLTKPFDGKVLLEKIAQALAIGAPASTGKNDDDSWRAQIVSRSSHMAELLAEARLVAGSDASVLIRGDSGSGKELLAQAIHKASPRATKPFVAVNCGAIPEQLLESELFGHVKGSFTGAVANHRGLFQTADGGSLFLDEIGDMPLALQVKLLRVLQERSVRPVGASQPIPIDVRLLSATHRDLEAAMSEGQFREDLYYRLNVVTLYLPPLSERREDVPLLAHHFLAKLAAKYQKQLNGFAPDALEALATAPWPGNIRQLYNVVEQVSALATAPLIPLSLVQRALRAAAVEVLSYTEAKQRFELDYLVRLLKLTDGNVADAARLAERNRTEFYRLLQKHDLSPGLFRSEPPVAD from the coding sequence ATGAGTGCGCATATCCTGCTGGTGGACGACGACCCGGACCTGCTCAAGCTCCTCGCCATGCGCCTGACCGCAGCCGGCTATCGCGTCAGCAGCGTGTCCAGCGCCGAAGCGGCGCTGACCCGGCTGGCCATCGAACTGCCGCAGCTGGTATTGAGCGACGTCCGCCTGCCCGACCATGACGGCCTGTGGCTGTTTGGCGAGATCCACGCCCACCACCCCACCCTGCCGGTCATCCTGCTCACGGCCCACGGCACCATCCCCGACGCCGTGGCGGCCACGGCAAAAGGCGTGTTCGGCTATCTGACCAAACCATTCGACGGCAAGGTACTGCTGGAAAAGATCGCCCAGGCGCTGGCGATTGGTGCGCCGGCCAGTACCGGCAAGAACGACGATGACAGCTGGCGTGCCCAGATCGTCAGCCGTTCCAGCCATATGGCCGAACTGCTGGCGGAAGCCAGGCTGGTGGCCGGCTCGGACGCCAGCGTACTGATCCGCGGCGATAGCGGCAGCGGCAAGGAATTGCTGGCACAGGCGATCCACAAGGCCAGCCCACGGGCAACCAAGCCCTTTGTGGCGGTCAATTGCGGGGCCATTCCCGAGCAGTTGCTGGAATCCGAATTGTTCGGCCATGTAAAGGGATCGTTTACCGGGGCGGTGGCCAACCATCGCGGGCTATTCCAGACCGCCGACGGCGGCAGCCTGTTCCTCGACGAAATCGGCGATATGCCGCTGGCCCTGCAAGTGAAGCTATTGCGGGTGCTGCAAGAGCGTTCGGTGCGCCCGGTCGGCGCCAGCCAGCCCATTCCCATCGATGTACGCCTGCTGTCGGCCACCCATCGTGACCTCGAAGCGGCCATGTCGGAGGGCCAGTTCCGCGAAGATCTCTACTATCGCCTGAACGTCGTCACGCTCTACCTGCCGCCGCTATCCGAGCGGCGCGAGGATGTGCCGCTACTCGCCCACCACTTCCTGGCCAAGCTGGCCGCCAAATACCAGAAGCAGCTGAACGGCTTTGCCCCCGATGCGCTGGAAGCACTGGCGACCGCGCCCTGGCCCGGCAATATCCGGCAGTTGTATAACGTCGTGGAACAGGTCAGTGCGCTGGCCACCGCCCCCTTGATCCCGCTCTCCCTGGTTCAACGGGCCCTGCGCGCCGCGGCGGTGGAGGTGCTCAGCTATACCGAGGCGAAACAGCGTTTCGAGCTGGACTACCTGGTGCGTTTGCTCAAGCTCACCGACGGTAATGTAGCCGATGCCGCGCGCCTGGCCGAACGCAATCGGACCGAGTTCTATCGATTGCTGCAAAAACATGACCTTAGCCCCGGATTATTCCGCAGCGAGCCACCAGTCGCGGATTAG
- a CDS encoding BON domain-containing protein, translated as MQNRHLIPGLLAALFIAAPAMAAEAGATGAGPAASAGQALDDTAITAKVKAALMADKQVSALDVKVKTEQGVVTLTGTVDKAEANDRAQQLAAAVSGVKSVNSQLQLKTAVN; from the coding sequence ATGCAAAACCGTCATCTGATTCCAGGTCTGCTCGCCGCCCTGTTCATCGCCGCTCCAGCCATGGCCGCCGAAGCCGGCGCCACCGGTGCCGGCCCAGCCGCGAGCGCCGGACAAGCACTGGATGACACCGCCATCACCGCCAAGGTGAAGGCTGCCTTGATGGCCGACAAGCAAGTCTCCGCCCTGGATGTGAAGGTGAAGACCGAACAAGGTGTGGTGACTCTGACCGGCACCGTGGACAAGGCAGAAGCCAACGACCGCGCCCAACAATTGGCCGCAGCGGTATCTGGCGTGAAGAGCGTGAACAGCCAGCTGCAACTGAAGACCGCGGTCAACTAA
- a CDS encoding class I SAM-dependent methyltransferase, whose protein sequence is MSTDTLDQGVRYDAKHAAAYDRKIRQLIPGYDTLHELSTSLLAELLPNEAAVLVAGSGTGEELLRFATAMPNWQLSGIEPSAEMNRLAADKYVAAGLGGRIQLIEGRPGDVVIEPPAGHAAFDAVTALLVMHFLPDDSAKAAFLRALAAVLKPGGWLLLADLGGQRNEPGYEQLFRCWRRQQDSSRDRPEQVELDFSHLARNVHPLAPARRDALLRQAGLQVCQEYWRALGLAAVLVQKTAQA, encoded by the coding sequence ATGAGCACAGATACCCTAGACCAGGGCGTTCGTTACGACGCCAAGCACGCCGCCGCCTACGATCGCAAGATTCGCCAGCTGATACCGGGCTACGACACCTTGCATGAACTGAGCACCAGCCTGCTGGCTGAGCTGCTGCCAAACGAGGCCGCCGTACTGGTGGCGGGCAGCGGTACCGGTGAGGAACTGCTGCGGTTCGCCACCGCCATGCCGAATTGGCAATTGAGTGGTATCGAACCCTCCGCCGAGATGAACCGATTGGCTGCCGACAAGTATGTCGCCGCCGGTCTGGGCGGACGCATCCAGCTGATTGAAGGGCGGCCGGGGGACGTGGTGATCGAACCGCCTGCCGGGCACGCTGCCTTCGATGCCGTTACCGCCCTGCTGGTCATGCATTTCCTGCCCGACGATAGCGCCAAGGCAGCTTTTCTGCGGGCATTGGCGGCGGTGCTGAAACCTGGCGGCTGGCTGCTGCTGGCGGACCTGGGTGGGCAGCGCAATGAGCCGGGTTATGAGCAACTGTTCCGTTGCTGGCGCCGGCAGCAGGATAGCAGCCGGGATAGGCCGGAGCAGGTCGAATTGGATTTCAGCCACCTGGCCCGCAATGTCCATCCCCTGGCGCCTGCGCGCCGGGATGCCCTGTTGCGCCAGGCGGGGCTGCAAGTATGCCAAGAATATTGGCGTGCCCTGGGCCTGGCCGCGGTGCTGGTGCAAAAGACTGCCCAGGCATGA
- a CDS encoding aminotransferase-like domain-containing protein, translating to MKSDRRSTLYAALADEIAGMISAGTLRSGDKLPSLRELRDRRGVSLSTVTEAFRMLEDRGLIEARPQSGFFVRQKLSEPPPRSRPSTTPAAVTVNRRLWDYLQLTRGRQQGFCYAVMAPQCFPNVQLQKLMNEALRDSPTLLSKYGGTRGLEVLRRQIARHAMEWGGRFNADDVQITAGGIEALNLALRAVTQPGDVVAVESPTYFGLLQLFESMGLKALEIPTDPEQGVSLTALDLAVRDGAVAACVLMPNFSNPTGSLMSDEAKQRLVKLLDEHSVPLIEDDIYGEFYQGRERPRPAKAFDETGNVLYVASYTKLVAPGMRVGHIIPGRYRSQVEILKYINTFSTPAVMQLTLARFLESGGHDHHMRRMRRLCTDQMARLNDGLARYFPEGTRWTRPKGGYMCWVKLPAGVDSTRLLETSVEEGISFAPGPLFSARNAYRNYLRLCVGEPWCEATEAKLKRLGELARQQLDNGAKAPFADTGNLFELG from the coding sequence ATGAAAAGTGATCGCCGTTCTACGCTCTATGCCGCGCTAGCCGATGAGATCGCCGGCATGATCAGTGCCGGGACCTTGCGATCGGGCGACAAACTGCCGAGCTTGCGCGAGTTGCGCGACCGGCGTGGCGTCAGCCTTTCCACCGTGACCGAGGCCTTTCGCATGCTGGAGGATCGCGGTCTGATCGAAGCCCGCCCGCAATCGGGCTTTTTTGTCAGGCAGAAACTGTCGGAACCGCCGCCACGTTCGCGCCCCTCCACCACGCCCGCGGCGGTAACGGTAAACCGGCGCTTGTGGGACTACCTGCAACTGACCCGTGGCCGGCAACAGGGCTTCTGCTACGCGGTCATGGCGCCGCAATGTTTTCCCAATGTGCAGCTGCAGAAGCTGATGAATGAGGCCTTGCGCGACTCGCCCACGCTTTTGTCGAAATATGGCGGCACCCGAGGCTTGGAAGTACTGAGGCGGCAGATCGCGCGCCATGCGATGGAGTGGGGCGGACGCTTCAACGCCGACGATGTGCAGATCACCGCCGGTGGCATCGAAGCGCTCAACCTGGCCCTGCGGGCGGTGACTCAGCCGGGCGATGTGGTGGCGGTGGAGTCGCCGACCTATTTCGGCTTGTTGCAGCTGTTCGAGTCGATGGGCCTGAAGGCACTGGAAATACCGACGGACCCGGAGCAGGGTGTTTCCCTGACCGCGCTGGACCTGGCTGTTCGCGACGGCGCCGTGGCGGCCTGCGTGCTGATGCCGAATTTCAGCAATCCCACCGGCAGCCTGATGAGCGACGAGGCGAAACAGCGCTTGGTCAAGCTGCTGGACGAACATTCCGTGCCGCTGATCGAGGACGATATCTACGGCGAGTTCTACCAGGGACGCGAACGGCCTCGTCCAGCCAAGGCGTTCGATGAGACGGGCAATGTGCTGTATGTGGCCAGTTATACCAAGCTGGTTGCCCCCGGTATGCGGGTGGGCCACATCATTCCCGGCCGCTATCGCTCGCAAGTCGAGATCCTCAAATACATCAATACCTTCTCCACCCCTGCCGTGATGCAGCTGACGCTGGCGCGCTTTCTGGAAAGCGGCGGGCACGATCATCATATGCGCCGCATGCGGCGGCTTTGCACCGACCAGATGGCAAGGCTCAACGACGGTTTGGCGCGGTACTTTCCGGAAGGCACCCGCTGGACCCGGCCCAAAGGCGGATATATGTGCTGGGTCAAGTTGCCGGCTGGCGTAGATAGCACGCGCCTGTTGGAAACATCGGTCGAGGAGGGCATCAGCTTCGCCCCGGGGCCGCTATTCTCGGCCCGCAATGCCTACCGCAACTATTTGCGTCTATGCGTCGGCGAGCCTTGGTGCGAGGCGACCGAAGCCAAACTCAAGCGTTTGGGTGAACTGGCCCGGCAGCAATTGGACAATGGCGCAAAGGCGCCTTTCGCCGATACAGGCAATCTGTTTGAACTCGGTTAG
- a CDS encoding DUF2917 domain-containing protein: protein MKSPYQLHKNALLNLPAEMGATIEVESGVIWLTAAGNDVILGRGHQFCLPVSEVLLVQALADSRFKLRRPVGKPDWASRLSQWLPRSMQTGS from the coding sequence ATGAAAAGCCCGTATCAACTGCACAAGAACGCCCTGCTGAACTTACCTGCCGAAATGGGCGCCACCATCGAGGTGGAAAGCGGCGTCATCTGGCTGACCGCAGCGGGAAACGACGTGATACTGGGCCGTGGCCACCAATTCTGCCTGCCCGTTAGCGAAGTGCTCCTGGTTCAGGCGCTGGCCGATAGCCGCTTCAAGCTTCGCCGGCCCGTCGGCAAACCCGACTGGGCCAGCCGGCTTAGCCAATGGCTACCTCGCAGCATGCAGACCGGTAGCTGA
- a CDS encoding cysteine hydrolase family protein, with protein sequence MKTALIIIDVQQGLFDPSPRPYEADAVIQRINALSEQARAAHIAVAFVQHQRPNGPLAFQSPGWELAKQLVVQDGDKIIAKTTPDSFLNTELSAWLTEQAVGRLVICGYATEFCVDTSTRRAAALGYEIVLAADAHTTHDKQHADAQLIRAHHNATLPNMTSFGVKITALASEKIDFRVFA encoded by the coding sequence ATGAAAACAGCGCTGATCATCATCGACGTCCAGCAAGGCCTGTTCGACCCCTCCCCCCGTCCGTACGAAGCCGATGCGGTGATCCAACGCATCAACGCACTGAGCGAACAAGCGCGCGCAGCGCATATCGCGGTCGCATTTGTTCAGCATCAGCGCCCGAATGGACCCTTGGCCTTTCAGTCGCCGGGCTGGGAATTGGCAAAGCAGCTGGTGGTACAGGACGGCGACAAGATCATTGCCAAGACGACCCCGGACTCCTTCCTGAATACCGAGCTGTCGGCCTGGCTGACCGAGCAGGCCGTCGGCCGCCTGGTCATCTGCGGCTACGCCACCGAGTTCTGCGTCGACACCAGCACTAGGCGCGCGGCGGCGTTGGGTTACGAGATCGTGCTGGCGGCCGATGCCCATACGACTCACGATAAGCAGCACGCCGATGCCCAGCTGATTCGGGCGCACCACAATGCCACCCTGCCGAATATGACCAGCTTCGGCGTCAAGATTACGGCACTGGCTAGCGAAAAGATCGACTTCCGGGTGTTCGCCTAA
- a CDS encoding GTP pyrophosphokinase, giving the protein MNHLAARVRTLIRSCASIGNNASCSEDIGGPSLDIGRSQSIVVKSKLINATEDSVPSSDFSQEKINFNSYYEKNLGILKEARNSFIALITALLRQKPDIRISKVEGRIKEEGECIAKFSEKYLPDLERNNIDYEIRDHITDLVGLRIVCLDDEDVEKISALVQEHFDKARQVEDAAPENGDVLEYKGIHLDLKLNDRRSDLFEYQSCKDVGFELQIRSIAQDSWSVLHPKIKLRNLLPFH; this is encoded by the coding sequence ATGAACCATCTTGCCGCGCGCGTGCGGACATTGATCCGAAGTTGTGCCAGCATCGGAAACAATGCCTCCTGTTCCGAAGATATTGGCGGTCCCAGCTTGGATATCGGGCGATCACAATCTATTGTTGTTAAATCGAAACTTATAAATGCAACGGAGGATAGTGTGCCATCATCTGATTTTTCACAGGAAAAGATAAATTTCAATTCATATTACGAGAAAAATCTGGGCATTTTAAAAGAGGCGAGGAACTCATTTATTGCGCTTATTACGGCGCTTCTGCGTCAAAAACCAGATATTCGCATTTCAAAGGTAGAGGGCAGAATAAAAGAAGAGGGTGAGTGTATTGCCAAATTCTCAGAAAAATACCTGCCTGATCTTGAGAGGAATAACATAGACTATGAAATACGTGATCACATTACAGACTTGGTCGGGCTTCGGATAGTTTGTCTTGATGACGAGGATGTCGAAAAAATATCTGCTCTTGTGCAGGAGCATTTTGATAAAGCCAGGCAAGTTGAAGATGCAGCCCCTGAAAATGGCGATGTATTGGAGTACAAAGGGATTCATCTGGATTTAAAGCTAAACGATCGCCGAAGTGATTTATTCGAATATCAGTCATGCAAAGATGTTGGATTTGAACTTCAGATTAGATCGATAGCTCAGGATTCCTGGAGTGTTTTGCACCCCAAGATAAAGTTAAGGAACCTACTTCCCTTCCATTAG